One Lutra lutra chromosome 18, mLutLut1.2, whole genome shotgun sequence genomic window carries:
- the UPK3B gene encoding uroplakin-3b isoform X3, translated as MGLWGAWLASGGLGASPSVLALGPGPKHPTGLPSSLRITAWDLEGKVTATTFSLEQPRCVLDGLAGVASTIWLVVAFSNASRDFQNPQTRAEIPAFPRLLTEGHYMTLPLSLDQLPCQDPAGGGRDVPLLRVGNDPGCRADLLQPPHCNSPLPSPGPYRVKFLLMDARGSPQAETRWSDPIALHQGKSPASIDTWPGRRSGGMIVITSILSSLAGLLLLAFLAASTARLSPPSLQRPDTRVVRATTWKEVGQQLVLEGRKGRDCGRTGDPVLPPLPIQLQPVVAGGGPGAAENWLLHGEALHDPPHPTQRSRHPARGL; from the exons ATGGGACTCTGGGGGGCTTGGCTGGCATCTGGAGGTCTGGGGGCATCCCCCTCAGTCCTGGCATTGGGCCCTGGTCCGAAGCACCCTACAGGCCTGCCCAGCTCCCTTAGG ATAACAGCCTGGGACCTAGAAGGAAAGGTCACAGCCACCACGTTCTCCCTGGAGCAGCCTCGCTGTGTCCTGGACGGGCTTGCCGGCGTTGCCAGCACCATCTGGCTGGTGGTGGCCTTCAGCAACG CCTCCAGGGACTTCCAGAACCCACAGACACGAGCTGAGATCCCAGCCTTCCCACGGCTGCTGACGGAGGGGCACTATATGACACTGCCCCTGTCCCTGGACCAGCTGCCCTGTCAGGACCCCGCGGGCGGCGGCAGGGACGTCCCCTTGCTGCGGGTGGGCAATGACCCCGGCTGCCGTGCTGACCTCCTCCAGCCACCCCACTGCAACAGCCCGCTCCCCAGCCCCGGGCCTTACAG GGTGAAGTTCCTCCTGATGGACGCCAGGGGCTCACCCCAGGCCGAGACCAGGTGGTCCGACCCCATCGCTCTTCACCAAG GGAAGTCGCCAGCCTCCATCGACACGTGGCCAGGGCGACGCAGTGGTGGTATGATCGTCATCACCTCTATTCTCTCCTCCCTGGCCGGCCTCCTGCTCCTGGCCTTCCTGGCAGCGTCCACCGCGCGCTT GAGCCCTCCGTCACTTCAGAGACCTGATACCAGGGTAGTCAGGGCAACCACCTGGAAGGAGGTGGGCCAGCAGCTGGttctagaaggaaggaaagggagagactgTGGGAGAACCGGGGACCCAgtgctgcctcctctccccatccAGCTCCAGCCTGTGGTGGCCGGAGGAGGCCCCGGAGCAGCTGAGAATTGGCTCCTTCATGGGGAAGCGCTACATGACCCACCACATCCCACCCAGCGAAGCCGCCACCCTGCCCGTGGGCTGTGA
- the UPK3B gene encoding uroplakin-3b isoform X1, which produces MGLWGAWLASGGLGASPSVLALGPGPKHPTGLPSSLRVGWITAWDLEGKVTATTFSLEQPRCVLDGLAGVASTIWLVVAFSNASRDFQNPQTRAEIPAFPRLLTEGHYMTLPLSLDQLPCQDPAGGGRDVPLLRVGNDPGCRADLLQPPHCNSPLPSPGPYRVKFLLMDARGSPQAETRWSDPIALHQGKSPASIDTWPGRRSGGMIVITSILSSLAGLLLLAFLAASTARLSPPSLQRPDTRVVRATTWKEVGQQLVLEGRKGRDCGRTGDPVLPPLPIQLQPVVAGGGPGAAENWLLHGEALHDPPHPTQRSRHPARGL; this is translated from the exons ATGGGACTCTGGGGGGCTTGGCTGGCATCTGGAGGTCTGGGGGCATCCCCCTCAGTCCTGGCATTGGGCCCTGGTCCGAAGCACCCTACAGGCCTGCCCAGCTCCCTTAGGGTAGGCTGG ATAACAGCCTGGGACCTAGAAGGAAAGGTCACAGCCACCACGTTCTCCCTGGAGCAGCCTCGCTGTGTCCTGGACGGGCTTGCCGGCGTTGCCAGCACCATCTGGCTGGTGGTGGCCTTCAGCAACG CCTCCAGGGACTTCCAGAACCCACAGACACGAGCTGAGATCCCAGCCTTCCCACGGCTGCTGACGGAGGGGCACTATATGACACTGCCCCTGTCCCTGGACCAGCTGCCCTGTCAGGACCCCGCGGGCGGCGGCAGGGACGTCCCCTTGCTGCGGGTGGGCAATGACCCCGGCTGCCGTGCTGACCTCCTCCAGCCACCCCACTGCAACAGCCCGCTCCCCAGCCCCGGGCCTTACAG GGTGAAGTTCCTCCTGATGGACGCCAGGGGCTCACCCCAGGCCGAGACCAGGTGGTCCGACCCCATCGCTCTTCACCAAG GGAAGTCGCCAGCCTCCATCGACACGTGGCCAGGGCGACGCAGTGGTGGTATGATCGTCATCACCTCTATTCTCTCCTCCCTGGCCGGCCTCCTGCTCCTGGCCTTCCTGGCAGCGTCCACCGCGCGCTT GAGCCCTCCGTCACTTCAGAGACCTGATACCAGGGTAGTCAGGGCAACCACCTGGAAGGAGGTGGGCCAGCAGCTGGttctagaaggaaggaaagggagagactgTGGGAGAACCGGGGACCCAgtgctgcctcctctccccatccAGCTCCAGCCTGTGGTGGCCGGAGGAGGCCCCGGAGCAGCTGAGAATTGGCTCCTTCATGGGGAAGCGCTACATGACCCACCACATCCCACCCAGCGAAGCCGCCACCCTGCCCGTGGGCTGTGA
- the UPK3B gene encoding uroplakin-3b isoform X2, producing MGFPQRQPGLSRLLLLAGALVWPLPCMSLELIPYTPQITAWDLEGKVTATTFSLEQPRCVLDGLAGVASTIWLVVAFSNASRDFQNPQTRAEIPAFPRLLTEGHYMTLPLSLDQLPCQDPAGGGRDVPLLRVGNDPGCRADLLQPPHCNSPLPSPGPYRVKFLLMDARGSPQAETRWSDPIALHQGKSPASIDTWPGRRSGGMIVITSILSSLAGLLLLAFLAASTARLSPPSLQRPDTRVVRATTWKEVGQQLVLEGRKGRDCGRTGDPVLPPLPIQLQPVVAGGGPGAAENWLLHGEALHDPPHPTQRSRHPARGL from the exons ATGGGGTTCCCCCAGAGGCAGCCTGGCCTATCGCGGCTGCTCCTCCTCGCGGGGGCACTGGTCTGGCCCCTGCCTTGTATGAGCCTGG AGCTGATCCCCTACACGCCACAGATAACAGCCTGGGACCTAGAAGGAAAGGTCACAGCCACCACGTTCTCCCTGGAGCAGCCTCGCTGTGTCCTGGACGGGCTTGCCGGCGTTGCCAGCACCATCTGGCTGGTGGTGGCCTTCAGCAACG CCTCCAGGGACTTCCAGAACCCACAGACACGAGCTGAGATCCCAGCCTTCCCACGGCTGCTGACGGAGGGGCACTATATGACACTGCCCCTGTCCCTGGACCAGCTGCCCTGTCAGGACCCCGCGGGCGGCGGCAGGGACGTCCCCTTGCTGCGGGTGGGCAATGACCCCGGCTGCCGTGCTGACCTCCTCCAGCCACCCCACTGCAACAGCCCGCTCCCCAGCCCCGGGCCTTACAG GGTGAAGTTCCTCCTGATGGACGCCAGGGGCTCACCCCAGGCCGAGACCAGGTGGTCCGACCCCATCGCTCTTCACCAAG GGAAGTCGCCAGCCTCCATCGACACGTGGCCAGGGCGACGCAGTGGTGGTATGATCGTCATCACCTCTATTCTCTCCTCCCTGGCCGGCCTCCTGCTCCTGGCCTTCCTGGCAGCGTCCACCGCGCGCTT GAGCCCTCCGTCACTTCAGAGACCTGATACCAGGGTAGTCAGGGCAACCACCTGGAAGGAGGTGGGCCAGCAGCTGGttctagaaggaaggaaagggagagactgTGGGAGAACCGGGGACCCAgtgctgcctcctctccccatccAGCTCCAGCCTGTGGTGGCCGGAGGAGGCCCCGGAGCAGCTGAGAATTGGCTCCTTCATGGGGAAGCGCTACATGACCCACCACATCCCACCCAGCGAAGCCGCCACCCTGCCCGTGGGCTGTGA
- the UPK3B gene encoding uroplakin-3b isoform X4, with protein sequence MGFPQRQPGLSRLLLLAGALVWPLPCMSLELIPYTPQITAWDLEGKVTATTFSLEQPRCVLDGLAGVASTIWLVVAFSNASRDFQNPQTRAEIPAFPRLLTEGHYMTLPLSLDQLPCQDPAGGGRDVPLLRVGNDPGCRADLLQPPHCNSPLPSPGPYRVKFLLMDARGSPQAETRWSDPIALHQGKSPASIDTWPGRRSGGMIVITSILSSLAGLLLLAFLAASTARFSSLWWPEEAPEQLRIGSFMGKRYMTHHIPPSEAATLPVGCEPGLDPLPSLSP encoded by the exons ATGGGGTTCCCCCAGAGGCAGCCTGGCCTATCGCGGCTGCTCCTCCTCGCGGGGGCACTGGTCTGGCCCCTGCCTTGTATGAGCCTGG AGCTGATCCCCTACACGCCACAGATAACAGCCTGGGACCTAGAAGGAAAGGTCACAGCCACCACGTTCTCCCTGGAGCAGCCTCGCTGTGTCCTGGACGGGCTTGCCGGCGTTGCCAGCACCATCTGGCTGGTGGTGGCCTTCAGCAACG CCTCCAGGGACTTCCAGAACCCACAGACACGAGCTGAGATCCCAGCCTTCCCACGGCTGCTGACGGAGGGGCACTATATGACACTGCCCCTGTCCCTGGACCAGCTGCCCTGTCAGGACCCCGCGGGCGGCGGCAGGGACGTCCCCTTGCTGCGGGTGGGCAATGACCCCGGCTGCCGTGCTGACCTCCTCCAGCCACCCCACTGCAACAGCCCGCTCCCCAGCCCCGGGCCTTACAG GGTGAAGTTCCTCCTGATGGACGCCAGGGGCTCACCCCAGGCCGAGACCAGGTGGTCCGACCCCATCGCTCTTCACCAAG GGAAGTCGCCAGCCTCCATCGACACGTGGCCAGGGCGACGCAGTGGTGGTATGATCGTCATCACCTCTATTCTCTCCTCCCTGGCCGGCCTCCTGCTCCTGGCCTTCCTGGCAGCGTCCACCGCGCGCTT CTCCAGCCTGTGGTGGCCGGAGGAGGCCCCGGAGCAGCTGAGAATTGGCTCCTTCATGGGGAAGCGCTACATGACCCACCACATCCCACCCAGCGAAGCCGCCACCCTGCCCGTGGGCTGTGAGCCTGGCCtggaccccctccccagcctcagcccctaG
- the LOC125090927 gene encoding uroplakin-3b-like protein 1 — protein MLGQTAGQMLSLPMGLSGGPYWSLMPLLLLLARLHQGTGLEWAMLSGLPGPRLLPQTGLWELVCPVETLLSAPERIRYVPQLASPSLAGTLTQSTFTLEQPKGQFSRLNISDLDAIWLVVAHSNATQSFTAPQRVEDIPAPADFTRRGYYLTLMAHRALYPGNQTGNQLRVLRVGNDTSCSLGKRGCNAPLPGPGPYRVKFLVMSDRGPVAETEWSSETRLQQAEALQAAPGPQSAGTVVIIAILSVLLAVLLTALLAVLIYTCYDTCGSTPISGPEQSVCMRRYDTHHVTSPPATGGS, from the exons ATGCTGGGACAGACAGCCGGTCAGATGCTCAGCCTGCCCATGGGGCTCAGTGGGGGTCCGTATTGGTCGCTGATGCCACTGTTGCTGCTGCTGGCCCGCCTCCATCAGGGGACAGGCCTGG AGTGGGCAATGCTTTCT GGGCTTCCAGGACCACGACTCCTCCCTCAGACTGGGCTGTGGGAGCTTGTTTGTCCTGTTGAGACTCTTCTGTCTGCCCCAGAGCGCATCCGCTATGTGCCCCAGCTCGCAAGCCCCAGCCTGGCAGGGACCCTCACCCAGTCTACCTTCACACTGGAGCAGCCAAAGGGCCAGTTCAGTCGCCTCAACATCTCTGACTTGGACGCCATCTGGCTGGTGGTGGCCCACAGCAATG CCACCCAGAGCTTCACAGCCCCACAGAGGGTTGAGGACATCCCAGCCCCTGCCGACTTCACCCGGAGGGGCTACTACCTCACATTGATGGCCCACCGGGCCCTCTATCCGGGCAACCAGACTGGGAACCAGCTCCGGGTCCTCCGCGTTGGCAATGACACCAGCTGCTCCCTGGGCAAACGGGGCTGCAACGCCCCGCTGCCAGGCCCGGGCCCCTACCG AGTGAAGTTCCTGGTGATGAGTGACAGGGGACCTGTGGCTGAGACGGAGTGGTCCAGCGAGACCCGCTTGCAGCAAG CTGAGGCACTGCAGGCTGCCCCAGGGCCCCAAAGCGCGGGCACCGTGGTCATCATCGCCATTCTGTCTGTCCTGCTGGCTGTCCTCCTCACTGCCCTCCTTGCTGTGCTCATCTACACCTG CTATGACACCTGCGGGAGCACTCCCATTTCGGGCCCAGAGCAGTCGGTGTGCATGAGAAGATATGACACCCACCACGTGACCAGCCCTCCGGCCACGGGGGGCTCCTGA